The following proteins come from a genomic window of Streptomyces sp. NBC_01716:
- a CDS encoding bile acid:sodium symporter family protein — protein sequence MNRRRTPPPSPPSPPSPRSRRLPFRLPLDPYILALLGTVALAALLPASGTTADVVGGASTGAVALLFFLYGARLSTREAMDGLKSWRLHLTVLACTFLIFPVLGLAARGLVPYVLTPELYNGLLFLCLVPSTIQSSIAFTSMARGNVPAAICAGSFSSIAGIVVTPLLAALLLGGGASGFSPDSLLRIVAQLLLPFVAGQLLRRWVGGFLARHRTLLGRVDRGSILLVVYTAFSQGMVAGIWHQVTPARLGALFAVEVVLLAAMLTISWYGSRRLGFGRADRVAIQFAGSKKSLAAGLPMASVLFGAQASLAVLPLMLFHMVQLVVCAVIAKHRSKDRPEPLTGPPEPQLTEPARPASSASEPKGRAGVERESAQRPRGTRG from the coding sequence ATGAACCGCCGCCGTACGCCGCCCCCGTCGCCCCCGTCGCCCCCGTCCCCCCGGTCCCGGCGGCTGCCGTTTCGGCTGCCCCTCGACCCGTACATCCTCGCCCTCCTCGGCACCGTCGCCCTCGCGGCACTGCTGCCCGCGTCCGGCACCACGGCGGACGTCGTCGGCGGGGCGTCGACCGGCGCGGTCGCGCTGCTCTTCTTCCTGTACGGCGCCCGGCTCTCGACCCGTGAGGCGATGGACGGCCTCAAGAGCTGGCGGCTCCATCTGACCGTCCTGGCCTGCACGTTCCTGATCTTCCCGGTGCTGGGGCTGGCAGCGCGCGGGCTCGTGCCCTACGTCCTGACACCCGAGCTCTACAACGGGCTGCTCTTCCTCTGCCTGGTCCCGTCGACGATCCAGTCGTCCATCGCCTTCACGTCCATGGCACGGGGCAACGTCCCCGCGGCGATCTGCGCCGGGTCCTTCTCCAGCATCGCGGGCATCGTGGTGACACCGCTGCTCGCCGCCCTGCTGCTCGGCGGCGGCGCGAGCGGGTTCTCGCCCGACTCGCTGCTGCGGATCGTGGCGCAGCTGCTGCTGCCGTTCGTGGCGGGGCAGTTGCTACGGCGCTGGGTCGGCGGCTTCCTCGCCCGCCACCGCACACTGCTGGGCCGGGTGGACCGCGGCTCGATCCTGCTGGTCGTCTACACGGCCTTCAGCCAGGGCATGGTCGCCGGCATCTGGCACCAGGTCACTCCGGCGCGGCTCGGCGCGCTGTTCGCGGTCGAGGTGGTGCTGCTCGCGGCGATGCTGACGATCAGCTGGTACGGCTCGCGGCGGCTGGGCTTCGGCAGGGCGGACCGGGTGGCGATCCAGTTCGCGGGCTCGAAGAAGAGCCTCGCGGCCGGGCTGCCGATGGCGAGCGTGCTGTTCGGAGCGCAGGCGAGCCTGGCGGTACTGCCGTTGATGCTGTTCCACATGGTTCAGCTGGTGGTCTGCGCGGTGATCGCCAAGCACCGCTCGAAGGACAGGCCTGAACCCCTCACGGGACCGCCTGAACCCCAACTGACCGAACCGGCCCGGCCCGCCTCATCGGCGAGTGAGCCGAAGGGGCGCGCCGGTGTCGAAAGGGAGAGCGCGCAGAGGCCCCGAGGAACGAGGGGCTGA
- a CDS encoding LysR substrate-binding domain-containing protein, with translation MYDPAQLRTFLAVAQTLSFTQAARRLGVRQSTVSQHVRRLEAAAGDRQLFTRDTHSVELTEDGEAMLGFARTILAAHERAAEYFSGTRLRGRLRFGASEDFVLTRLPEILESFRTDHPEVDLELTVELSGTLHERLAAGELDLVLAKRRGGDTHGELVWQSTLVWIGAPHVRIDPERPVPLILFPAPGITRARALEVLEADGRAWRIACTSASLSGLIAAARAGLGVMAHTRGLIPPGLVPVPARAALPDLGGVDFVLLHGRKQAGRTARASDRSPADALADAILAGGDRLHRPADAR, from the coding sequence ATGTACGACCCCGCGCAGCTCCGCACGTTCCTGGCGGTGGCGCAGACCCTCAGCTTCACGCAGGCCGCGCGGCGTCTCGGCGTACGGCAGTCGACCGTCAGCCAGCACGTACGGCGGCTGGAGGCGGCGGCCGGGGACCGGCAGCTCTTCACACGGGACACGCACAGTGTGGAGCTGACGGAGGACGGCGAGGCCATGCTCGGCTTCGCCCGTACGATCCTCGCGGCCCACGAGCGGGCGGCCGAGTACTTCTCCGGGACCCGGCTGCGCGGCAGGCTCCGTTTCGGCGCCTCCGAGGACTTCGTCCTGACGCGGCTGCCCGAGATCCTGGAGTCGTTCCGCACGGATCACCCCGAGGTCGATCTGGAGCTGACCGTCGAACTGTCCGGCACGCTGCACGAGCGGCTGGCGGCCGGCGAGCTGGATCTGGTGCTGGCCAAGCGCCGGGGCGGTGACACGCACGGCGAGCTGGTCTGGCAGTCCACGCTGGTCTGGATCGGGGCGCCGCACGTGCGGATCGACCCCGAGCGTCCGGTGCCGCTGATCCTGTTCCCGGCGCCCGGCATCACCCGCGCCCGCGCGCTGGAGGTGCTGGAGGCGGACGGCCGCGCGTGGCGCATCGCCTGTACGAGCGCCAGCCTGAGCGGGCTGATCGCGGCGGCGCGGGCGGGTCTCGGCGTGATGGCGCACACCCGGGGGCTGATCCCACCGGGCCTGGTGCCGGTACCGGCCCGCGCGGCGCTGCCGGATCTCGGCGGCGTGGACTTCGTGCTGCTGCACGGCCGGAAGCAGGCAGGACGGACCGCGCGAGCGTCGGACCGGAGCCCGGCGGACGCGCTCGCCGACGCCATCCTGGCGGGCGGCGACCGGCTGCACCGCCCGGCAGACGCACGCTGA
- a CDS encoding 2Fe-2S iron-sulfur cluster-binding protein gives MTVIPLQLPRRLLEFTLDGEPVRVPEGSTILDACRAAGKDIPTLCEGDTLTPKNACRVCVVEVEGARTLAPACSRRAEAGMEVKTDSERARTSRKVVLELLASSTDLSTTPRAAEWIKEYEAKPDRFGPDAARVNETPKIDNDLYVRDLDKCILCYKCVDACGDQWQNTFAISVAGRGFDARISTEHAVALPESACVYCGNCIEVCPTGALSFKSEFDMREAGTWNESAQTETTTICAYCGVGCNLTLHVQDNEIVKVTSPHDNPVTHGNLCIKGRFGYQHAQQH, from the coding sequence GTGACCGTCATACCTCTTCAACTGCCGCGCCGGCTCCTTGAGTTCACACTCGACGGCGAACCCGTCCGGGTCCCCGAGGGGTCCACGATCCTGGACGCCTGCCGGGCCGCCGGCAAGGACATCCCGACGCTCTGCGAAGGCGACACGCTCACCCCGAAGAACGCGTGCCGGGTCTGCGTCGTCGAGGTCGAGGGCGCCCGTACGCTCGCCCCGGCCTGCTCGCGCCGCGCCGAGGCCGGCATGGAGGTGAAGACGGACTCCGAGCGCGCCCGGACCAGCCGCAAGGTCGTCCTGGAACTGCTCGCTTCGTCCACCGACCTCTCCACGACACCGCGCGCGGCCGAATGGATCAAGGAGTACGAGGCGAAGCCCGACCGGTTCGGGCCCGACGCCGCCCGGGTCAACGAGACACCGAAGATCGACAACGATCTCTACGTCCGGGACCTCGACAAATGCATCCTCTGCTACAAGTGTGTGGACGCCTGCGGCGACCAGTGGCAGAACACCTTCGCCATCTCCGTCGCCGGCCGCGGCTTCGACGCCCGTATCTCCACCGAACACGCCGTGGCGCTCCCGGAATCCGCGTGCGTCTACTGCGGCAACTGCATTGAGGTCTGCCCCACGGGCGCCCTCAGCTTCAAGTCGGAATTCGACATGCGCGAGGCCGGGACCTGGAACGAGTCGGCGCAGACGGAGACCACCACCATCTGCGCGTACTGCGGCGTGGGCTGCAACCTCACCCTGCACGTACAGGACAATGAGATCGTCAAGGTCACCTCACCGCACGACAATCCGGTGACCCACGGCAACCTGTGCATCAAGGGCCGCTTCGGCTACCAGCACGCGCAGCAGCACTAG
- the fdhD gene encoding formate dehydrogenase accessory sulfurtransferase FdhD, translating into MGRVTERRRTIRIRDGAITTRPDTLVSEEPMEIRLNGKPLAITMRTPGDDFALASGFLVSEGVLGSADDVRSIVYCAGATDDGKNTYNVVDVQLAPGVPLPDITLERNVYTTSSCGLCGKASLDAVRTTARFPIADTPPVRVEPALLSGLPDRLRAAQQVFDRTGGLHAAALFSETGELLDIREDVGRHNAVDKLVGRALQQGLLPLSRAILLVSGRASFELAQKAVMAGIPVLAAVSAPSSLAVDLAAETGLTLVGFLRGPSMNVYAGDDRIALHSEV; encoded by the coding sequence ATGGGACGGGTCACCGAACGCCGCCGCACCATCCGCATCAGGGACGGTGCCATCACCACCCGTCCCGACACCCTCGTCTCCGAGGAGCCCATGGAGATCCGGCTGAACGGCAAGCCGCTCGCCATCACCATGCGCACCCCCGGAGACGACTTCGCGCTCGCGAGCGGATTCCTCGTCAGTGAGGGCGTCCTCGGCTCGGCCGACGACGTCCGGTCGATCGTGTACTGCGCCGGGGCGACGGACGACGGCAAGAACACGTACAACGTGGTGGACGTCCAGCTCGCGCCCGGCGTCCCGTTGCCGGACATCACGCTGGAGCGCAACGTCTACACCACGTCGTCGTGCGGCCTCTGCGGCAAGGCCAGCCTCGACGCCGTACGCACCACGGCCCGGTTCCCGATCGCCGACACTCCCCCGGTCCGGGTCGAACCGGCTCTGCTTTCCGGCCTCCCCGACCGGTTGCGGGCGGCACAGCAGGTCTTCGACCGGACCGGGGGTCTGCACGCCGCGGCCCTCTTCTCCGAGACCGGCGAACTCCTCGACATCCGCGAGGACGTGGGCCGCCACAACGCCGTCGACAAACTCGTCGGACGGGCGCTCCAGCAAGGCCTGCTGCCGCTCTCGCGGGCGATCCTGCTGGTCTCGGGGCGGGCGTCCTTCGAACTCGCCCAGAAGGCGGTGATGGCCGGAATCCCGGTCCTGGCGGCGGTCTCCGCACCGTCGTCGCTCGCCGTCGACCTCGCCGCGGAGACGGGGCTGACTCTCGTCGGCTTCCTCCGCGGCCCCTCCATGAACGTGTATGCCGGCGACGACCGCATCGCCCTCCACAGCGAGGTGTGA
- a CDS encoding AMP-dependent synthetase/ligase, whose amino-acid sequence MASAPHAGGLADVVFDHALDDPGRVTLGRKDADGSWHDVTSAEFRDEVLALAKGLLAQGVRFGDRVAIMSRTRYEWTVFDFALWSVGAQSVPVYPTSSAEQVFWMLYDSEVSACVVEHEDHAMTVGSVIDRLPRLKKLWQLDAGAVDELTRAGAEIDDEVVHRHCRAVTPDSTATVIYTSGTTGRPKGCVITHANFMFETDTMIARWEPVFHSRRGDEASTLLFLPLAHVFGRMVEIAAIRGRVKLGHQPVMRASELLPDLAAFRPSFILAVPYIFEKIFHAARRKAEREGRTGPFDKAVDVAVKHAEAMEHKAFGLGPGPSAGLRIQHQFFEKAVYSKVRAAMGGRVRHAMSGGSGMDRRLGLFFEGAGVTVFEGYGLTESSAAATANPPERTRYGTVGQPIPGTTVHIAKDGEVWLHGGHVFGGYLNDPKATEAVLRDGWLATGDLGALDEDGYLTITGRKKEILVTSGGKSVSPAGLEERVRAHPLVGQCIVVGNDRPYIAALVTVDQEAVEHWLAMRGKPPLKPVDLVRDPDLEMEIRRAVVAANTLVSQAESIRTFRILAHPFSEEHGLLTPSLKLKRKAIETAYTVEVDALYR is encoded by the coding sequence ATGGCGTCTGCGCCCCATGCGGGCGGGCTGGCGGACGTCGTATTCGATCATGCGCTGGACGACCCGGGCCGTGTCACGCTCGGCCGCAAGGACGCCGACGGCAGCTGGCACGACGTGACGTCGGCCGAGTTCCGCGACGAGGTACTGGCTCTGGCGAAGGGGCTGCTGGCCCAGGGGGTCCGGTTCGGCGACCGGGTCGCGATCATGTCCCGTACCCGGTACGAGTGGACGGTCTTCGACTTCGCGCTCTGGTCGGTCGGCGCCCAGTCCGTGCCGGTCTACCCGACCTCATCCGCCGAGCAGGTCTTCTGGATGCTGTACGACTCCGAGGTGTCGGCGTGCGTGGTCGAGCACGAGGACCACGCGATGACCGTCGGCTCGGTGATCGACCGTCTCCCCCGGCTCAAGAAGCTCTGGCAGCTGGACGCCGGGGCCGTCGACGAACTCACCCGCGCGGGCGCCGAGATCGACGACGAGGTCGTCCACCGGCACTGCCGGGCGGTCACGCCCGACTCCACGGCCACGGTCATCTACACCTCGGGCACCACCGGCCGGCCCAAGGGCTGTGTGATCACGCACGCGAACTTCATGTTCGAGACGGACACGATGATCGCCCGCTGGGAGCCGGTCTTCCACTCCAGGCGCGGCGACGAGGCGTCGACGCTGCTCTTCCTGCCGCTCGCGCACGTCTTCGGCCGGATGGTCGAGATCGCAGCGATCCGGGGGCGGGTGAAGCTGGGCCACCAGCCGGTGATGCGGGCGAGTGAACTGCTGCCGGACCTGGCCGCGTTCCGGCCGTCCTTCATCCTGGCCGTGCCGTACATCTTCGAGAAGATCTTCCACGCCGCGCGCCGCAAGGCCGAACGGGAGGGCAGGACAGGCCCGTTCGACAAGGCCGTTGATGTGGCGGTGAAGCACGCGGAGGCGATGGAGCACAAGGCGTTCGGGCTCGGCCCCGGTCCGTCGGCGGGGCTGCGGATCCAGCACCAGTTCTTCGAGAAGGCCGTGTACTCCAAGGTGCGCGCCGCGATGGGCGGCCGGGTGCGGCACGCGATGTCGGGCGGTTCGGGGATGGACCGGCGGCTCGGTCTCTTCTTCGAGGGCGCCGGCGTCACGGTCTTCGAGGGCTACGGCCTGACGGAGTCCAGCGCGGCGGCCACCGCCAACCCGCCGGAGCGCACCCGGTACGGGACGGTCGGCCAGCCCATCCCGGGCACCACCGTGCACATCGCCAAGGACGGCGAGGTGTGGCTGCACGGCGGTCATGTCTTCGGCGGCTATCTGAACGACCCGAAGGCCACCGAAGCGGTCCTGCGCGACGGCTGGCTCGCCACGGGCGACCTCGGGGCGCTCGACGAGGACGGCTATCTGACCATCACCGGGCGGAAGAAGGAGATCCTGGTGACATCGGGCGGCAAGAGCGTGTCACCGGCGGGTCTTGAGGAGCGCGTACGGGCGCATCCGCTGGTCGGCCAGTGCATCGTGGTCGGCAACGACCGGCCGTACATCGCCGCGCTGGTGACCGTCGACCAGGAGGCGGTGGAGCACTGGCTGGCGATGCGAGGCAAACCGCCGCTGAAACCGGTGGACCTGGTGCGCGACCCGGATCTTGAGATGGAGATCCGTCGCGCGGTGGTGGCGGCCAACACCCTGGTGTCACAGGCCGAGTCGATCCGAACGTTCCGGATCCTGGCGCATCCCTTCAGCGAGGAGCACGGGCTGCTGACGCCGTCGCTCAAGCTCAAGCGCAAGGCGATCGAGACGGCGTACACCGTCGAGGTGGACGCCCTCTACCGCTGA
- a CDS encoding 4a-hydroxytetrahydrobiopterin dehydratase yields MAKESLSPQEIDDRLAALPEWSLEDGKITRNYQLTDHFAATAMVVHVARIQQELNHHSDLTLGYNTVDIAVNSHDVGGITDRDFDLAARVEEIAPTHGAL; encoded by the coding sequence ATGGCGAAGGAATCACTGTCACCGCAGGAGATCGACGACCGGCTGGCCGCGCTGCCCGAGTGGTCTCTGGAGGACGGGAAGATAACCCGGAACTACCAGCTCACCGACCACTTCGCCGCGACGGCGATGGTCGTGCACGTCGCCCGGATCCAGCAGGAGCTGAACCACCACTCCGATCTCACCCTCGGCTACAACACCGTCGACATCGCGGTGAACTCGCACGACGTGGGCGGGATCACCGATCGTGACTTCGATCTCGCCGCACGGGTCGAGGAGATCGCGCCCACGCACGGCGCGCTCTGA